A genome region from Methanococcoides burtonii DSM 6242 includes the following:
- a CDS encoding HVO_0476 family zinc finger protein codes for MNEEVIVECPVCSPKESVEHEVLRAGQNPVVQCQECGAVHTTVIEEKKPIVTKVIVSKDDISFTLHAPIDSEEMLYIDDELVIDDENSEEVYPIIVTSIESEGRRVDRQEVDKIDTIWGRATDEVTAKISLKVRNGSTSLEKKVPGEYEFVVGEDYNAEGKTFHITKIKIRGGSFQSRKGDRVAAKYIKRIYSIDKRKQGWGEGKTSWSQRDKRY; via the coding sequence ATGAATGAAGAAGTAATAGTAGAATGTCCTGTATGTTCACCAAAGGAATCGGTAGAGCACGAGGTATTGAGAGCGGGGCAGAATCCCGTCGTACAGTGCCAGGAATGTGGAGCAGTCCACACAACAGTAATTGAAGAGAAGAAGCCCATAGTTACAAAAGTGATCGTCAGCAAGGATGACATTTCATTTACCCTTCATGCACCTATAGACTCAGAAGAGATGCTATATATCGATGATGAACTTGTGATCGATGATGAGAACTCTGAAGAAGTATATCCGATAATTGTAACATCCATTGAATCCGAAGGCCGCCGCGTGGACCGCCAGGAAGTCGATAAGATCGATACGATCTGGGGACGTGCTACAGATGAAGTTACTGCAAAAATATCATTGAAGGTCAGGAACGGCTCAACATCTCTGGAAAAGAAAGTTCCCGGAGAATATGAGTTCGTTGTCGGTGAAGACTATAACGCAGAAGGAAAAACGTTCCACATCACCAAGATAAAGATAAGAGGCGGTTCATTCCAATCACGAAAGGGAGATCGAGTTGCTGCCAAGTATATCAAGCGCATTTATTCCATCGACAAGCGCAAGCAAGGATGGGGAGAAGGAAAAACCTCATGGAGTCAAAGGGACAAGAGGTATTGA
- the speB gene encoding agmatinase: MFYQPGMMDALADYDSASYVIFGVPFDRTSSFRAGSRWAPDAIRSATANFESYNSFYDIDISEIPAHDAGNFEAGALVDDVLDELYLDVINIVDDGKLPIMIGGEHSLTLPCMKACAKHAGEDFGVVVLDAHFDLRDEFEGMKYNHACVSRHILEEVTENYVSIGIRSGPKEEWDYAKENNVRYYTPEDVTEKGIKGLTNEIREYLDCENIYISLDMDALDPAFAPGVGTPEPFGLTSVQVRDIIREFAPIARGFDVMEISPEYDSGQTAILGAKYIREFIAAHAASIK; encoded by the coding sequence ATGTTCTACCAGCCCGGCATGATGGATGCACTGGCAGATTACGATTCTGCCAGCTACGTCATATTTGGAGTACCATTTGATCGTACATCATCGTTCAGGGCTGGGAGCAGATGGGCTCCTGACGCTATAAGGAGCGCCACTGCAAATTTTGAAAGTTATAACTCTTTTTATGATATCGATATTTCAGAGATCCCTGCCCACGATGCAGGAAATTTCGAAGCAGGAGCTCTTGTGGACGATGTCCTTGATGAGCTTTATCTTGATGTCATTAACATCGTTGATGATGGAAAGCTCCCAATAATGATAGGTGGAGAACATTCCCTAACACTACCATGTATGAAAGCCTGTGCAAAACATGCAGGAGAGGATTTCGGAGTAGTTGTATTGGATGCACATTTTGACCTCCGGGATGAGTTTGAGGGAATGAAGTATAATCATGCTTGTGTTTCCCGCCATATTCTCGAAGAGGTCACTGAGAACTATGTCAGCATAGGCATTCGAAGCGGTCCAAAGGAAGAATGGGACTATGCCAAAGAGAACAACGTTCGTTACTATACTCCCGAAGATGTTACAGAGAAAGGGATAAAGGGACTTACCAACGAGATTAGAGAATATCTTGATTGTGAGAATATCTACATATCCCTTGACATGGATGCACTTGACCCTGCGTTTGCACCGGGAGTGGGAACACCGGAACCATTTGGACTTACATCCGTGCAAGTTAGGGACATCATACGGGAATTCGCACCCATTGCCAGAGGTTTTGATGTGATGGAGATATCCCCGGAGTATGATAGCGGTCAGACTGCGATACTTGGTGCAAAATACATTCGCGAATTCATTGCTGCACATGCTGCTTCAATAAAATGA
- a CDS encoding protein-L-isoaspartate O-methyltransferase, whose amino-acid sequence MGRRKNLMESKGQEVLIRALKANGTDQRVLNAMKKVPRHLFLPEDMQSFAYADTPLPIGYDQTISAPHMVAIMCDLLKITEGMTILEIGSGSGYNAAVMAELAGENGKVYTVERIPELVDLARNNLERAGYSNVTVVHDDGSCGLPEHAPYDRIAVTSVAPEVPPPLREQLSKNGIMVIPVGTQYQTLVVVKKDSKGNITHKAMGEVIFVPLIGKYGF is encoded by the coding sequence ATGGGGAGAAGGAAAAACCTCATGGAGTCAAAGGGACAAGAGGTATTGATAAGAGCACTGAAAGCTAACGGGACCGATCAGCGAGTGCTCAATGCTATGAAAAAGGTCCCGAGACATCTTTTTTTACCTGAGGATATGCAAAGTTTTGCTTATGCAGACACTCCATTACCCATCGGATATGATCAAACGATCTCCGCACCCCATATGGTCGCCATAATGTGCGATCTCCTGAAAATTACTGAGGGAATGACTATTCTGGAGATCGGTAGCGGTTCAGGATATAATGCTGCTGTAATGGCTGAGCTTGCAGGTGAGAATGGGAAAGTCTACACGGTCGAACGCATTCCAGAACTTGTGGACCTTGCCAGGAACAACCTTGAAAGAGCAGGATATTCAAATGTCACTGTGGTACATGATGACGGATCCTGCGGTCTGCCTGAACATGCCCCATACGACCGCATCGCTGTGACTTCAGTGGCACCTGAGGTCCCACCACCACTTAGAGAACAATTGTCAAAGAACGGTATAATGGTGATCCCGGTAGGAACACAATATCAAACCCTTGTCGTCGTAAAGAAAGACAGCAAAGGCAACATCACCCATAAAGCGATGGGAGAAGTGATATTTGTCCCCCTTATAGGGAAATACGGTTTTTGA
- a CDS encoding matrixin family metalloprotease, whose protein sequence is MKIKITILSILLLCTLIIPAHGFLGEKEYPRFFDEPWDHSPITVYIDDVNTPPHYSHTYRKAIVDATEYWETGGNGKLYYEPDFEIIDSPDADIYVMWVETMEEVTGAEDGVAGYCRPEISAGRFIRASIVLEVGDKRGLSWQQYGDANMEQIAIHELGHALGLDHSNDKKDIMYPSYEQRDNVNPLLLEKTYPIIIAIVLIAIGVLGYLGTGWLRYHKKIKSLEDKHIKK, encoded by the coding sequence ATGAAGATCAAAATAACGATCCTTAGCATTCTACTTTTATGCACTCTAATAATTCCTGCACACGGATTTCTTGGAGAAAAAGAATACCCGAGATTCTTTGATGAACCTTGGGACCATTCACCCATAACAGTGTATATAGATGATGTGAATACACCCCCGCACTACAGCCACACATATCGAAAAGCGATTGTGGACGCAACTGAGTATTGGGAAACCGGCGGGAACGGCAAACTATATTATGAGCCAGATTTTGAGATAATTGATAGCCCGGATGCAGACATTTATGTCATGTGGGTCGAGACAATGGAAGAGGTTACCGGTGCAGAAGATGGTGTTGCAGGATACTGCAGACCGGAAATATCTGCCGGCAGATTCATCCGTGCCAGTATCGTCCTGGAAGTCGGCGATAAAAGAGGACTTTCGTGGCAGCAGTATGGAGATGCGAACATGGAACAGATCGCCATACATGAACTCGGACATGCCCTTGGGCTTGACCATAGTAATGACAAAAAGGACATAATGTATCCTTCGTATGAACAGAGGGATAATGTGAATCCCTTGCTTCTGGAAAAGACGTATCCCATAATAATTGCAATTGTGCTGATCGCCATAGGTGTTCTGGGATATTTAGGAACAGGATGGTTACGGTATCATAAAAAGATAAAGAGCCTTGAGGATAAACACATTAAAAAGTGA
- a CDS encoding translation initiation factor IF-5A, with protein MKQQVEVKELKEGKYVLADDEPCVIKSIQKSKPGKHGSAKARIEAIGIFDGQKRSIISSVSAKTYVPIVERKSAQVLSISSNIAQLMDMETYTTFELTIPEDYKDRVTEGKDITYIEAMGKMKIDLR; from the coding sequence ATGAAACAGCAGGTAGAGGTTAAAGAACTTAAAGAAGGTAAATACGTCCTTGCCGATGATGAGCCATGTGTCATCAAGAGCATACAAAAATCAAAGCCAGGTAAGCACGGATCAGCAAAAGCAAGGATCGAGGCAATTGGCATATTCGATGGCCAGAAACGTTCCATCATAAGCTCAGTTTCCGCTAAGACCTACGTACCTATCGTCGAGCGTAAGAGTGCACAGGTACTATCCATTTCCAGCAACATCGCACAGCTCATGGATATGGAAACCTACACTACATTCGAACTTACCATCCCTGAAGACTACAAGGATAGGGTCACTGAAGGTAAAGATATCACATACATTGAAGCTATGGGTAAGATGAAGATAGACCTTAGATAA